The following are encoded in a window of Oncorhynchus mykiss isolate Arlee chromosome 11, USDA_OmykA_1.1, whole genome shotgun sequence genomic DNA:
- the LOC110535627 gene encoding charged multivesicular body protein 5, whose product MNRIFGRGKPKGPPPNLTDCIGNVDSRAESIDKKIARLDVELVKYKDQMKKMRDGPSKNMVKQKAMRVLKQKRMYEGQRDNLTQQSFNMEQANYTIQTLKDTKTTVDAMKIGAKEMKAAYKNVKIDQIEDLQDQLEDMMEDANEVQEAMSRSYGTPEIDDDDLEAELDALGDELLLDDDSSYLDEASTAPSIPEGIPSDRAPNRDGVLVDEFGLPQIPAT is encoded by the exons ATGAACCGAATTTTCGGCCGAGGAAAACCGAAGGGACCACCACCAAATCTCACAGACTGCATAGGGAAT GTTGACTCGCGAGCGGAATCTATTGACAAGAAGATTGCCAGACTAGATGTTGAACTGGTCAAGTACAAGGATCAGATGAAGAAGATGAGAGATGGCCCTTCAAAA AACATGGTCAAGCAGAAGGCGATGAGGGTACTGAAGCAGAAAAGAAT GTACGAGGGCCAGAGAGACAACCTCACACAGCAGTCTTTCAACATGGAACAGGCTAACTACACAATCCAAACTCTCAAAGACACAAAAACAACA GTTGATGCCATGAAAATTGGAGCCAAAGAGATGAAGGCGGCCTACAAGAACGTGAAGATCGATCAGATTGAG GATCTCCAAGACCAGCTGGAGGACATGATGGAGGACGCCAACGAGGTGCAGGAGGCGATGAGCAGAAGCTACGGGACGCCAGAGATCGATGATGATGACCTGGAAGCAG AGCTGGATGCCCTGGGAGATGAGCTCCTGCTTGATGatgacagctcctacctggatgAGGCCAGCACTGCCCCCTCCATCCCAGAGGGAATACCCAGTGACAGGGCACCAAACCgg GATGGAGTTCTGGTGGATGAATTTGGCCTGCCACAGATCCCTGCTACATAA